In a genomic window of Glycine max cultivar Williams 82 chromosome 13, Glycine_max_v4.0, whole genome shotgun sequence:
- the LOC100781919 gene encoding uncharacterized protein — MAEVRGRDTWTEELASLIEDSGVRYGGDSPPTSFEVHAPQSESGESLKEQALGFVMAWCEILMELGRGFRDILRQNLINEDSYVVRKFGGPCSKVSKRLRFLNDFLPEDRDPFHAWSVVFFVFILALAAISVDPNREAVAPVVKVRQHPPSASRVLLPDGRYMAYHEQGVLADTARFSLVAPHSFLSSRLAGLPGVKASLLEEYGIRLVTYDLPGFGESDPHPNRNLNSSAMDVLHLVNAVNVTDKFWILCHSSGCIHAWASLRYIPEKIAGAAMLAPMINPYDPHMTKEEMKRTWEKWLPRRKMMYSLARRFPKLLSFFYRKSFLPEQHDEIDKLLSVSPGKKDKLVTEEPEFEEFWQRDVEESVRQGNIRPFIEEAVLQVSNWGFDIKELHVQKKCQTRGILLWLKSMYSQAGCELAGFLGLKHIWQGLDDRVVPPSMMEYIERVLPEAVIHKLPNEGHFSYFYLCDQCHRQIFTTLFGTPQGPVERQEETATAFEEEDKEEVLQVPV, encoded by the exons ATGGCGGAAGTGAGAGGGAGGGACACGTGGACGGAGGAGCTGGCGAGTCTGATAGAGGATTCGGGAGTGCGCTACGGTGGAGATTCTCCTCCGACGTCGTTTGAGGTGCACGCGCCGCAGAGCGAGTCGGGGGAGAGCTTGAAGGAGCAGGCCTTGGGGTTCGTGATGGCGTGGTGCGAGATACTCATGGAGCTTGGGAGAGGGTTCAGGGACATTCTGCGACAGAACTTGATCAACGAGGATTCGTATGTGGTGAGGAAGTTCGGTGGACCTTGTTCCAAGGTTTCGAAGAGGTTGAGGTTTCTCAACGACTTTCTCCCCGAGGATCGCGATCCCTTCCACGCTTGGTCTGTTGTGTTCTTCGTTTTCATTCTCGCGCTCGCAG CTATAAGTGTAGATCCCAATCGTGAAGCAGTGGCCCCTGTGGTGAAGGTGCGTCAACATCCTCCTAGTGCTAGTCGTGTGCTACTTCCAGATGGTAGATACATGGCTTATCATGAGCAAGGTGTTTTGGCCGACACAGCTAGATTTTCACTTGTTGCTCCGCACTCTTTTCTTTCATCCAGACTAGCAG GTTTACCTGGAGTCAAAGCATCATTGCTTGAAGAGTACGGCATTCGTTTGGTCACATATGATCTTCCTGGTTTTGGGGAGAGTGATCCTCATCCCAACAGAAATCTCAACTCATCAGCTATGGATGTGCTGCATCTAGTCAATGCCGTCAATGTTACTGATAAGTTCTGGATACTGTGCCACTCTAGTGGATGCATCCATGCTTGGGCTTCTCTCAGATATATTCCTGAGAAAATTGCAG GTGCAGCAATGTTGGCTCCTATGATTAATCCATATGACCCACACATGACTAAGGAGGAGATGAAAAGAACTTGGGAGAAGTGGCTGCCAAGGAGGAAAATGATGTATTCTTTGGCTCGTAGATTTCCAaaacttctctcttttttctatcGGAAAAGCTTCTTGCCTGAACAGCATGATGAGATTGATAAGCTGCTATCTGTCTCGCCAGGAAAGAAG GATAAACTTGTGACTGAAGAACCAGAATTTGAGGAATTTTGGCAGAGGGATGTGGAGGAGTCAGTTCGTCAGGGAAACATACGCCCATTTATAGAAGAAGCTGTTCTGCAGGTATCAAATTGGGGTTTTGACATTAAGGAACTTCATGTGCAAAAGAAGTGTCAAACAAGAGGCATACTTCTTTGGTTGAAATCCATGTACAGTCAGGCGGGCTGTGAATTAGCAGGATTTCTTGGCCTTAAACACATATGGCAG GGTCTGGATGATAGGGTGGTCCCACCATCAATGATGGAATATATAGAGCGGGTTTTGCCAGAGGCTGTTATCCATAAGCTTCCAAATGAGGGCCACTTCTCCTATTTCTATTTATGTGATCAATGCCATAGGCAGATTTTCACCACTCTCTTTGGAACTCCTCAAGGTCCGGTTGAACGACAAGAGGAAACTGCAACTGCATTCGAGGAAGAAGATAAGGAAGAGGTTTTACAAGTACCTGTTTAA